From one Peromyscus maniculatus bairdii isolate BWxNUB_F1_BW_parent chromosome 17, HU_Pman_BW_mat_3.1, whole genome shotgun sequence genomic stretch:
- the Gdf1 gene encoding embryonic growth/differentiation factor 1, with translation MLPVRHHSGGHLLFLLLLLLPSTPPARAPAPSDPASALLQALGLHEAPQGVPTLRPVPPVMWRLFRRRDPQEARAGYPLRPCHVEELGVAGNIVRHIPDSGVLSRPLEPARTSGPCPKWTVAFDLSGVEPAERPTRARLELRLEAANEDTRGWELSVALWAEAEHPGPELLRVPVPPGLPLRADLLGAAVAANASVPRTLRLALALHGGAATACPRLAEASLLLVTLDPRLCPPPRSRRHTEPGVGGGPGGTCRTRRLHVSFREVGWHRWVIAPRGFLANFCQGACTLPEALPGPGGPPALNHAVLRALMHAAAPTAGAGPPCCVPARLSPISVLFFDNSDNVVLRHYEDMVVDECGCR, from the exons ATGCTCCCTGTCCGCCACCATTCTGGTGGCCACCTCCTCtttctgctcctgctcctgctcccctcAACGCCCCCCGCCCGCGCACCAGCACCCTCGGACCCCGCCTCCGCCCTGCTCCAGGCTCTAGGGCTGCACGAAGCGCCCCAGGGCGTCCCCACGCTCCGGCCTGTGCCTCCTGTCATGTGGCGCCTGTTCCGTCGCCGCGACCCCCAAGAGGCCAGAGCGGGGTACCCTCTGCGACCGTGCCACGTGGAGGAACTTGGGGTCGCCGGAAACATCGTGCGCCACATCCCGGACAGCG GTGTGTTGTCCAGGCCCCTAGAGCCCGCCAGGACCTCGGGACCGTGCCCCAAGTGGACCGTCGCCTTCGACCTGTCTGGCGTGGAGCCTGCGGAGCGCCCGACACGCGCGCGTCTGGAGTTGCGGCTGGAGGCTGCGAACGAGGACACGCGCGGGTGGGAGCTAAGCGTGGCACTGTGGGCAGAGGCCGAGCATCCCGGGCCTGAGCTGCTGCGTGTGCCTGTGCCACCCGGGCTGCCACTGCGCGCCGACCTCCTGGGGGCCGCGGTGGCCGCCAACGCGTCGGTGCCGCGCACGCTGCGCCTGGCGCTGGCGCTGCACGGTGGAGCCGCCACCGCCTGCCCGCGTCTGGCCGAGGCCTCGCTGCTGCTGGTGACGCTGGACCCGCGCCTGTGTCCCCCGCCACGGTCGCGGCGCCACACCGAGCCTGGGGTGGGCGGTGGTCCGGGGGGCACGTGTCGCACGCGACGGTTGCACGTGAGCTTCCGCGAGGTGGGCTGGCATCGCTGGGTGATCGCACCGCGTGGCTTCCTGGCCAACTTCTGCCAGGGCGCGTGCACGCTGCCCGAAGCGCTGCCAGGACCCGGCGGGCCCCCCGCCCTCAACCACGCCGTCCTGCGGGCGCTCATGCACGCGGCCGCCCCGACGGCGGGTGCAGGCCCGCCCTGCTGCGTGCCCGCGCGCCTGTCACCCATCTCCGTGCTCTTCTTCGACAACAGTGATAATGTGGTGCTGCGACACTACGAGGACATGGTGGTGGATGAGTGTGGCTGCCGCTGA